AGGTTGAGCTTGCGCTGATACTGTTGGCCGTCAGCCTCATAGTTAATATAGTCGGAAGGAACATATTGAACAAGGTGATAGGCGGAAGGTTTAACAGGTCGCAATTTGGCGGGGGTTGATTAAGAGGTTTTATGGCAGAACTTGCAAATATTAAAAAGGATGACGATCCAATGCCGGTATTCCCTATAAACAGGGGATATATTAAAAGAAAAAAATTTTATAATAGCATTGCGGTATTTTTTGCGGTAATGGCTTTCATTATAGGCGCCTTTCCGGTTTTTCACATTATTTATAAGGCGGTCGCCTTAGGACATAAATACCTTAACTGGAGATTTATTTCGACTCTGCCCACCGGTTTTCCTATCGGAGCGCAGGGCGGAATATTAAACGCAATTATAGGCGATGTTTATCTTATAGTTATTGCTTCCATTTTTGCCGTTCCGCTCGGCATAGGTTCCGGATTATATTTATCCCTTTTTGGAAAGAAAAGAACAAATACTTTTCTAAGGCTGTTAAACGAATTAATGATAGGAATTCCATCGGTGGTTTGGGGTATTGTGGGTTTTTATGTATTTTCCACAAATGCCGGCTTAGGTTTTCATTTTGGTTTTTCTGCCCTTGCAGGCGGGCTTACGCTTGGTTTTATTATGACTCCTATTATTGCCCTGTTGACCGAACAGGCTATAAATCAGATTCCCGCAGGTTATATAGAGGGGGCTCTGGCTATGGGCGCGACAAAATGGCAGGCGACAAAATCGGTTATAATGAAAGCGGCATTAGGCGGTATATTTACGGGGATACTTTTAGGTATAATGAATATTATCGGACAGACGGCCCCGCTTTTATTTACAAATTATTATAATACAGGCTTGCCTACGGGGATTACCGGTCCCGGCGGCGCTGTGGGCGATCTGGCAATGCTGATTTTTATATACATTCACGAACCTTCCAAAATTTTGCATATCAAAGCCGAAGCGGCTTCGGTTGTTCTGCTTTTTTTTATTTTTGCGATAGATTTGGGGTTAAGGCTTATAAACTATTTGACGAGAAAATTTTTATAATAATTTTTGATTTTTTTAGAAGGGGCAAAAACTTAATATGGCGGAACAAAACGAGATTAAAGTCGAGGTTAAAAACCTAAATTTTTATTACGGAAATTATCATCTTTTGAAAAATATTAATCTATATTTTAAAAGAAATTCGGTTTGCACCTTGCTTGGCCCTTCAGGATGCGGAAAATCGACTTTTTTAAGAACTTTAAACAGAATGAACGATTATACCGAGGGGGCTAAATTAACGGGTGAGGTTTTAATAGACGGAAAAAATATATACGATAAGTCTGTCGATGTTGTTGAGTTAAGAAGAAATATCGGCATGGTCTTTCAAAGCCCGAATCCGTTTCCCAAATCTATTTTTGATAATATTGCTTTTGGATTAAAAATACACGGGATAAAAAATAGGGAGTTTATTGCCGAAAGGGTTGAGAAATGTCTTAAATATGCTGGTCTTTACGACGAGGTAAAGGATAAACTTCATAAGTCGGCTTTTTCTCTTTCGGGCGGCCAGCAACAAAGGTTATGTATTGCAAGGGCTATCGCGACAAACCCGTCCATTCTTTTGATGGATGAACCCACCGCTTATTTAGACCCTGCCTCGGCAAGCATTATATTAGATTTGATTACGACATTCAAAAAATATTATACCATTATAATAGTAAGCCATAATATTCAGCAGGCAGGCAGAATTTCCGATTACAGCGGATTTTTTCTTGACGGAGAACTCATAGAATTTGACGAAGCGGGCAATTTCTTTACAAGGCCGAAGGACAAAAGGACGGAGAATTTTATAACCAGCAGGTATTAAAAATAATAAATTTTTGTTAAAATATAAATATAATATCAGGGACAGACTTAAGTCTGTCCCTGATATATAAAGGAGAGGAATTGCCGGTGAATGTATTAGATAATGAGCTTGCAAAATTGAAAAAAAATGTTGTCGAAATGAGCGAGATTGTTAATAATCAGCTCAACAATGCTACCATATTTCTTTTCGAAAGGGATAAAAAACTTGCCGAAGACACTATTAAAAATGACCTTAAAGTAAACTCGATGGAAGTCGGTATTAATGAAAACTGTATAAAACTTCTGGCATTATACCAGCCCGAAGCCGCCGATTTAATGTTTATAACTACATCGATGAAAATAATAACCGACCTTGAACGGATGGGAGATTTATGCGCTTCTATTTGCCAGATAGGGCTTAAGCTGACGGATGGTTCTTCGTCTTCGGAGGAATTTAAGTGCATTTATTCATATTTCGAGGATGTTGCAAGAAGGGGCGACGAAATGCTTAAGATGGCGATAAAGATGTATTCCGACGGGGTAAAAGATAACATAGGACTGAAAGACATTATCATAAAAGACGAAAATGTTATCGATGTATTGTCCCATAAAATCGTCGTCGATATTATAAATAACTCTTTAAATAATTTAAAAGCATTGGAGAACAATATAACTTATATATTTATCGCGCGAAAATATGAAAGGTTTGCCGACCACGCCCAAAAGATTATGGAGTTATTACTCTATATGGACTTAGGAAAAGATTTAAGGAACCTGCCCGAGTTTTAAAAGTTAAATAAAACCCGGTGCATTTTCTATCATTTTATTTTTCGCCGGAATATCTCGGGTCTAACGCATCCCTAACCGCCTCTCCTATAAGGTTAAAACTTAGAACCGTTAAAAGAATTGCAATTCCGGGGAAAAGCGTAAGCCACCACGCAATCATTATGTAAGTTTTACCTCTCGAGAGCATTCCTCCCCAGCTCGGCGTTGGCGGCATTATTCCTATTCCGAGGAAGGCAAGCGAGGCTTGAATCAATATTGCCGCCGCAATACCTAATGTTGCGGAGACTAAAATAGGAGCAATAGTGTTCGGCAATATTTCAGAAAACATTATATAGGCGGCCGAAGCCCCGGAGGCTTTTGACGCCAACGCGTAATCCTTTTCTTTGTTTTGAGCAAATTCGGCCCTTATAATTCTGGCAACCCCCATCCACGATGTAAGCCCGATTATAATCATTATGTTGATAATGGAGGGTTTTAATATTGCGCTGATAGCAAGGATTAAAAAGAAAGACGGAAATGTCAGCATAATATCGACAAACCGCATTAAAATGCTGTCGATTATGCCGCCGTAATAGCCTGCATACGAACCGACAATAATTCCGATAAACAAAGAAATGGAAACCGCGATAAATCCAACCTCTATCGAAATCCTGCTGCCGTAAATAAGCCTTGACAGTACATCTCTTCCAAGCTGGTCCGTTCCCAAAGGATGGGCAAAACTTGGCGGAAGTAAAATCGAGTTTACATTTATTTTATCGGGGTTGTATGGAGCAATATAGGGAGCAAATATTGCGGCTAAAATCACGATTAAAATAAATGCAAGAGAAATTAACGCCAGTTTGTTATTTTTAAAAGCATTAATAAGTTCTTTCATAAAATATGCGTATAAGCAAAATATGCCGAATAATTTTATTTGCCGGCGATGTATATTAAGCCGCGTTATATTGTTTTAAAATACACTCGTTATATTGTATAATAAACGAAAATAAAAAACTATAAGCTATTTTATTATGGGCATTTACATTTTTAAAAGATTTTTATTTATGATCCCGATTTTAATCGGAATCACGCTGATATCCTTCTTTGTCATTCACCTTGCGCCGGGTAATCCCTTAACGGAGCAGCTGGGATTAAATCCCAAGGTATCTATGTCTGCAAGGACTCAGCTCGAAAAACTGTACGGCTTGAATAAGCCGCTTTTAATGCAATATGCAGAATGGTTAAAAAGAATAGCCACTTTTAATTTCGGATTATCGTTTACGGCGAATCACGAACCTGTTATAACTGAAATCAAAAGAACAATAGGGATTACGATTATCATTAACACGCTTGCGATAATATTTATCTTTATATTTTCTATACCGATAGGGGTGTTATCCGCGGTGAAACAGAATTCATTATTTGATAAAATATCTACTGTTTTAGTTTTTATAGGCTTCGCCGCCCCCTCTTTTTGGGTGGCGCTGCTATTAATAATATTTTTTGGGATAGATTTGCGTATTTTGCCGATAGGAGGGATAACATCCATCGGTTATAACTCTCTTTCATTGGGGGGGAAGATTATCGATATCGGGAAACATCTGGTTATGCCGGTTTTTGTTGCAGGATTCGGCGGTATTGCAGGGCTTTCGAGGTATTTAAGGGGAAACATGCTTGAAGTGTACAGACAGGATTATATCATGACTGCAAGAGCAAAGGGATTAAAGGAATGGGTGGTCATTTACAAGCATGCCTTAAAAAATGCGCTCATTCCATTTATAACTATATTAGGATTAAGCGTTCCGGGACTTATTGGCGGAAGCGTCATAATAGAAACGATATTCGATATAAACGGCATGGGCAGGTTATTTTATCAGAGCGTTCTCGCCCGAGACTATCCCACAATAATGGGTATTTTAGTCATAGGAGCGATTCTTACCCTTCTTGGCAATCTAATGGCGGATATAGCCTATGCTTTGGTTGACCCCAGGCTTAGAAAGTGAGATGAGCGGGAGGGTTAAAGTTGAATTAATATTCCTGCTTATGTTAAAATTGAAAATATTTGAAATTAAGAAAAATTAATAAATATAATTTTTAAGGAAAATTTTCGGTTTTCGGAGGTATTTAAAATGACAAAAAGAGCCTTTCTGCTTTTATCGGTTCTGCTTTTATCCGTTTTTACCTTAACCGGCTGCGCTACGACAAGAAATATTCAGGGTAAGCCGATAATATCAACCAATGTAAATAAAATTATTAACGGGACGACAACCGAATCCCAGATTATCTCCATATTCGGACCTCCTTATGCCATGGAAAAAAACCCGCTGACCCCTGGCGAGGTTACATATAAATACAGATTTTATTACCATAAGTATGTGCATTTGGGCAACGAGATACTTAAAAGTTCGACGAGGAAGTATGAGGAAAAGCTCGATGTCGTGATAAAACATGGAATCGTTATTGCTCATAGCTTTACCACCCGGGGAAATACATCCTTAAAAACCATATTAAAAAGGCATAAAATTCAAGATTGATAAATACAGGCAGAGGATAATTTAAGAATGAATATCAAATTTACCAAGCTCCAGGGGGCAGGCAACGATTATCTGTATTTGGATGCCGTAAACGATTTGCCCGGCTGTGTTGCGGATGACACGGATTTTTATAAAGAATTGGCCGTCAAAATAAGCGATAGGCATTTTGGCGCAGGTTCGGACGGCATCATAGTTATTTTGCCTGCATCCACCGCATCTAACGTTTCCGAAGTCAAAGCGGATTTTCGCATGCGTATGTTTAACGCCGACGGTTCCGAAGGCGAGATGTGCGGAAACGGGATAAGATGCTTTGCCAAGTATGTTTATGACCATCGCCTTACGGATAAAAGGGTCATAGATATAGAAACCCTTGCAGGGATTAAAACCGTCGAGGTGTTTTTAAAGGACGGCAAAGTAAAAGAGGCGAGGGTATTTATGGGGCTTCCGGCTTTCGAGACCTCTAAAATTCCTGCCAATTTTAGAAATTCCGAAATAGTCGAGGAAAAATTAAACGTTAAAGGAAAGGATTTCACGGTTTCCTGCGTTTCTATGGGTAATCCCCATTGCGTAATATTTATTGACGATGTAAAAGATTTCGATGTTCATTTTTACGGACCCTTAATAGAAAACAACCCAATGTTTCCAAAAAGGACAAATGTAGAATTTGTTCAGGTTTTAGACGATAACAATGTGCTGGTTAGAACATGGGAAAGGGGTTCGGGAGAGACTTTAGCATGCGGGACTGGCGCTTGCGCCGTGTATTCCGTTATGAGAAAGACAAATAAAATAAGCCATGGTAGTTTAAATGTGAACCTTTACGGCGGAATACTAAAAATATCGGGTGAGCTTGCGGACGGTATTTATATGGCAGGCCCTGCGGAAGAGGTTTTTACCGGATATTTTAACTTGCCGGCCGGCAAGCGGTAACC
The Candidatus Acidulodesulfobacterium ferriphilum genome window above contains:
- the pstA gene encoding phosphate ABC transporter permease PstA; translation: MAELANIKKDDDPMPVFPINRGYIKRKKFYNSIAVFFAVMAFIIGAFPVFHIIYKAVALGHKYLNWRFISTLPTGFPIGAQGGILNAIIGDVYLIVIASIFAVPLGIGSGLYLSLFGKKRTNTFLRLLNELMIGIPSVVWGIVGFYVFSTNAGLGFHFGFSALAGGLTLGFIMTPIIALLTEQAINQIPAGYIEGALAMGATKWQATKSVIMKAALGGIFTGILLGIMNIIGQTAPLLFTNYYNTGLPTGITGPGGAVGDLAMLIFIYIHEPSKILHIKAEAASVVLLFFIFAIDLGLRLINYLTRKFL
- the pstB gene encoding phosphate ABC transporter ATP-binding protein, yielding MAEQNEIKVEVKNLNFYYGNYHLLKNINLYFKRNSVCTLLGPSGCGKSTFLRTLNRMNDYTEGAKLTGEVLIDGKNIYDKSVDVVELRRNIGMVFQSPNPFPKSIFDNIAFGLKIHGIKNREFIAERVEKCLKYAGLYDEVKDKLHKSAFSLSGGQQQRLCIARAIATNPSILLMDEPTAYLDPASASIILDLITTFKKYYTIIIVSHNIQQAGRISDYSGFFLDGELIEFDEAGNFFTRPKDKRTENFITSRY
- the phoU gene encoding phosphate signaling complex protein PhoU translates to MNVLDNELAKLKKNVVEMSEIVNNQLNNATIFLFERDKKLAEDTIKNDLKVNSMEVGINENCIKLLALYQPEAADLMFITTSMKIITDLERMGDLCASICQIGLKLTDGSSSSEEFKCIYSYFEDVARRGDEMLKMAIKMYSDGVKDNIGLKDIIIKDENVIDVLSHKIVVDIINNSLNNLKALENNITYIFIARKYERFADHAQKIMELLLYMDLGKDLRNLPEF
- a CDS encoding ABC transporter permease is translated as MKELINAFKNNKLALISLAFILIVILAAIFAPYIAPYNPDKINVNSILLPPSFAHPLGTDQLGRDVLSRLIYGSRISIEVGFIAVSISLFIGIIVGSYAGYYGGIIDSILMRFVDIMLTFPSFFLILAISAILKPSIINIMIIIGLTSWMGVARIIRAEFAQNKEKDYALASKASGASAAYIMFSEILPNTIAPILVSATLGIAAAILIQASLAFLGIGIMPPTPSWGGMLSRGKTYIMIAWWLTLFPGIAILLTVLSFNLIGEAVRDALDPRYSGEK
- a CDS encoding ABC transporter permease is translated as MGIYIFKRFLFMIPILIGITLISFFVIHLAPGNPLTEQLGLNPKVSMSARTQLEKLYGLNKPLLMQYAEWLKRIATFNFGLSFTANHEPVITEIKRTIGITIIINTLAIIFIFIFSIPIGVLSAVKQNSLFDKISTVLVFIGFAAPSFWVALLLIIFFGIDLRILPIGGITSIGYNSLSLGGKIIDIGKHLVMPVFVAGFGGIAGLSRYLRGNMLEVYRQDYIMTARAKGLKEWVVIYKHALKNALIPFITILGLSVPGLIGGSVIIETIFDINGMGRLFYQSVLARDYPTIMGILVIGAILTLLGNLMADIAYALVDPRLRK
- a CDS encoding diaminopimelate epimerase, whose product is MKFTKLQGAGNDYLYLDAVNDLPGCVADDTDFYKELAVKISDRHFGAGSDGIIVILPASTASNVSEVKADFRMRMFNADGSEGEMCGNGIRCFAKYVYDHRLTDKRVIDIETLAGIKTVEVFLKDGKVKEARVFMGLPAFETSKIPANFRNSEIVEEKLNVKGKDFTVSCVSMGNPHCVIFIDDVKDFDVHFYGPLIENNPMFPKRTNVEFVQVLDDNNVLVRTWERGSGETLACGTGACAVYSVMRKTNKISHGSLNVNLYGGILKISGELADGIYMAGPAEEVFTGYFNLPAGKR